In bacterium, the DNA window CGTCCAGCTCACCACTTAAGCTCCTTGCTGCATTTTCCAACAGGAGCCTTCATTCCCTCCAGAATGGACTCACGCATTCCTGGAATGGCTGTCAAGAATAATGTCTCCTGAATCGCACTCCAATCCTCACCCGAAACCAGGACGGCAGAATGCCGTTTTCCGGTAATCTGTATCGTCTTGTGGGATTCCGCCACATCATCCAGAAGAGAGTA includes these proteins:
- a CDS encoding type II toxin-antitoxin system Phd/YefM family antitoxin translates to YSLLDDVAESHKTIQITGKRHSAVLVSGEDWSAIQETLFLTAIPGMRESILEGMKAPVGKCSKELKW